Proteins encoded by one window of Bactrocera oleae isolate idBacOlea1 chromosome 4, idBacOlea1, whole genome shotgun sequence:
- the scra gene encoding anillin isoform X3 translates to MDPFTQRMLEKAEQRSKLLGISKARKHPLVESVGEFNTAKSVDVGDVENRTKQKQPFLTQQITVQPVVAASLQATVQKGTSAKSESGLSCNKLEVIEKTVNNTASLSNNEQKFHRQFSAVNKENMDLGIEINIVTNKNMEVEVQVEEQNIGDNDVEVSRIKPSLEQTTAKLRDTSRSRLQRLGALYANPNDLSSPIHRTEGEFYSDSPVDECDGKSTKRSKQRLGKLVELASTINQWEDDTVHHDPYPISSLPPPKPDLPSRKNSNVPVATLQGMNLSNNTYKGHEHTISDQQSSIEKIPAKTTQPTGNTKQLTWDPLLFNSLEAQGFQRRKSSVVKLAYDYTIDEKSTPIEKQGIDNVKNTSHHPKVAKLASTFSKVLEDKCNMVDYKERKFTNANVGLVSGRTAAFEKKVSACQEAQRPQKDPTELSLKERMQLFERNKGEALMPKAALGMAPSISKIQNEHIVQHKGDGAKGDNGSNGNLNLKSSKPSNQSKLREKVAALISNTSTMAESKIKSDIQKQRDDDMQVIANRFHKQKYINESNENIMVVLGTKKSLLNFHNTKNTTIAPTHPPSPPPPPPMPKESLTVKNKRHSPTEVIDEESKRARKTAVSRLYPALSNLESRNLSSESNRDSGATTATLSGHSTADEHCRMLTKEHETGDLDSMNEDGSDLYSEDSDDSNIDICNISLGREIMHAVQKNDDHQQKHQRDNRIEEQSYGDNEYFGCEDSSLNSSGTSLGINDYLDEALEEDDIDDDTQGSDTDDTESKFHQSKDNKGTTASTSFSFHKSSKKYKNYKTTTEKNKMAPIPNSATPLYVAQPVKSEMSISRENANNMVTLVHTVSFYRRQQSDNSANSTPIRRVSKERKILRSDISNATSGTMKIEHRKNIEVKNEETYLVEEVEKQVNSSQDEIDTDDTHLVEEKIKKLLDEVCKQQTVIAQTSQALNLCAATIEFSGSTESVEGERHLLVATHRRQACLDEVQRLRVEKCLRPIGSLRDKGRLTVKEITIPLRQDYIRKLAADTISGHHLVCLLKYNEYVLATKTVPTLPGLLAVKFPDVLIMNNVYADFRITLEIYGMTAQREVLPHEVKYHINLNKKCGIKTPKKKGNENRLVMPPVQSPAGPNVVRTPALVQYGFAIFSLREIQRTSWTLTQVLGVSPLEGVVHMKANCELSVLVEHRGFLTMFEDISGFGAWHRRWCYLNGSVLNYWKYPDDERKKTPIGTIDLYACHTQKVTVAPRDICARLNTMLLEFERPARETDVESLIIVPNGRNTIVRYLLSADTKEERELWCAYFNKVLLLLRAWGPSH, encoded by the exons atggaTCCTTTTACCCAG CGAATGCTTGAAAAAGCGGAACAACGTAGTAAACTTTTGGGTATAAGTAAGGCACGTAAACATCCACTTGTCGAGAGTGTAGGAGAGTTTAACACTGCCAAGTCCGTCGATGTCGGAGATGTAGAAAATAgaactaaacaaaaacaaccattCCTAACACAGCAGATAACTGTTCAGCCTGTTGTAGCGGCATCTCTGCAAGCTACAGTACAGAAAGGGACCAGCGCAAAAAGTGAAAGTGGTTTAAGTTGCAATAAGTTGGAAGTTATTGAAAAGACTGTTAATAATACAGCGAGTTTGTCAAATAATGAACAGAAATTTCACCGCCAGTTTTCGGCGGTGAATAAGGAAAATATGGATTTAggaattgaaattaatatagtGACAAATAAAAACATGGAG GTTGAAGTCCAAGTTGAGGAGCAAAATATTGGCGATAATGATGTTGAAGTCAGCCGTATTAAACCATCATTGGAACAAACGACAGCTAAATTACGAGATACTTCACGAAGCCGTTTACAGCGACTTGGTGCACTTTATGCGAACCCCAATGACCTTTCGTCGCCAATTCACCGAACTGAGGGAGAATTCTATTCTGATTCTCCTGTTGATGAATGTGATGGGAAAAGTACTAAACGTTCCAAACAACGTTTAGGAAAATTAGTCGAACTTGCGAGTACTATTAATCAGTGGGAAGATGACACTGTTCATCATGACCCATATCCAATTAGTTCACTACCGCCACCTAAGCCAGATTTACCAagtagaaaaaattcaaatgtacCGGTAGCTACATTACAAGGTATGAATTTGTCAAACAATACATATAAAGGACACGAACACACAATCTCAGATCAGCAGTCATCGATTGAAAAAATACCAGCGAAGACGACACAACCCACCGGTAATACAAAACAATTGACATGGGATCCTCTGTTGTTTAATTCACTTGAAGCCCAGGGATTTCAAAGACGTAAATCATCTGTTGTCAAACTTGCTTATGACTACACAATAGATGAAAAAAGTACACCTATAGAAAAACAAGGAATTGATAATGTAAAAAATACTTCACATCATCCTAAAGTGGCTAAGTTAGCCAGCACATTTTCTAAAGTTTTGGAGGATAAATGTAATATGGTTGACTATAAGGAACGTAAATTCACAAATGCTAATGTTGGTTTAGTTTCTGGACGAACGGCTGCTTTTGAGAAAAAAGTAAGCGCTTGTCAAGAAGCACAAAGACCCCAAAAAGATCCGACAGAATTGTCACTCAAGGAACGTATGCAATTATTTGAACGGAATAAAGGGGAAGCTCTTATGCCGAAAGCTGCTCTTGGAATGGCTCCGTCTATAAGTAAAATTCAGAATGAGCACATTGTGCAACACAAAGGAGATGGTGCCAAAGGTGACAACGGAAG CAATGGAAATTTAAATCTGAAATCTTCGAAACCCAGCAACCAAAGTAAATTGCGTGAAAAAGTAGCTGCGCTTATTTCAAACACATCTACCATGGCTGAGAGCAAAATAAAATCTGATATACAAAAGCAACGTGATGATGATATGCAAGTTATTGCAAATCgttttcacaaacaaaaatatataaatgaaagcaATGAGAACATAATGGTGGTGCTTGGAACTAAAAAATCACTGCTTAATTttcataatacaaaaaataccaCTATTGCACCGACACATCCTCcgtcaccaccaccaccacctccGATGCCCAAAGAAAGTTTGACAGTGAAAAATAAGCGGCATTCTC CTACCGAGGTTATTGATGAGGAAAGCAAACGCGCACGCAAAACTGCTGTAAGTCGTCTGTATCCCGCACTTTCAAATTTGGAATCGAGAAACTTGTCATCGGAATCGAATAGAGACAGTGGTGCCACTACAGCAACTTTGTCTGGCCACAGTACCGCAGATGAACATTGTCGGATGCTAACTAAAGAACATGAAACTGGCGATTTAGATAGTATGAATGAAGATGGAAG TGACTTGTATTCAGAGGACTCAGATGACAGCAACATAGACATCTGCAACATTAGTTTGGGGCGTGAGATAATGCATGCTGTACAAAAGAATGACGATCACCAACAAAAACATCAGCGAGACAATCGAATTGAG GAGCAATCTTATGGTGATAACGAATATTTTGGATGTGAAGATAGCTCATTGAATTCTTCTGGAACTTCATTGGGTATTAACGATTACTTGGATGAAGCTTTGGAAGAAGATGACATTGATGACGACACACAGGGAAGCGATACAGATGACACTGAAAGTAAATTTCATCAGTCAAAAGAC AACAAAGGGACAACTGCTTCCACTAGCTTTTCTTTCCATAAATCatcaaaaaagtacaaaaattataaaactacaacagaaaaaaataagaTGGCACCAATTCCAAATTCAGCAACCCCTTTATACGTGGCACAACCGGTGAAATCTGAAATGAGTATCAGTCGCGAAAACGCCAACAATATGGTCACCTTGGTACATACAGTCAGTTTTTACAGACGCCAACAGAGTGATAAt aGTGCCAATTCTACTCCAATTCGAAGGGTGAGTAAAGAAAGAAAGATCTTGCGCTCCGATATCAGTAACGCTACTTCTGGAACAATGAAAATTGAGCATAGAAAGAATATAGAAGTCAAAAACGAGGAAACGTACCTTGTGGAGGAAGTTGAGAAACAAGTCAATAGTTCACAAGACGAAATAGATACAGATGATACTCATTTAGtggaagaaaaaatcaaaaaactacTGGATGAAGTATGTAAGCAGCAGACGGTGATTGCTCAAACCAGTCAAGCATTGAACTTATGTGCTGCTACCATTGAATTTTCGGGCTCGACTGAGTCGGTTGAGGGCGAGCGACATCTACTTGTAGCAA CTCATCGCCGTCAGGCCTGTTTAGATGAAGTACAACGTTTGCGAGTAGAAAAGTGTTTACGCCCAATAGGTTCCTTACGAGATAAAGGACGCCTTACAGTTAAGGAAATAACTATACCATTACGACAAGACTACATACGCAAACTAGCTGCGGACACCATTTCCGGTCATCATTTGGTTTGTTTACTAAAGTACAATGAATATGTTTTGGCAACAAAGACAGTGCCCACTCTTCCTGGCCTTCTAGCCGTTAAATTCCCCGATGTTTTGATAATGAATAACGTTTATGCAGATTTTAGG ATTACCCTAGAGATTTACGGTATGACTGCCCAGCGAGAAGTTTTGCCTCACGAGGTAAAATATcatattaatttgaataaaaaatgtggCATAAAAACCCCTAAAAAAAAGGGCAATGAAAATCGCCTAGTTATGCCTCCAGTTCAAAGCCCAGCGGGACCAAACGTCGTGCGCACGCCGGCATTGGTGCAATATGGTTTTGCCATATTTTCTTTACGTGAGATACAGCGTACCTCATGGACGCTAACACAA GTTCTTGGTGTAAGTCCATTGGAAGGAGTTGTTCATATGAAAGCTAATTGTGAATTATCTGTTTTGGTGGAACATCGCGGCTTTCTAACGATGTTTGAAGACATTTCTGGTTTTGGGGCTTGGCATCGACGTTGGTGTTATTTAAATGGAAGTGTACTTAACTATTGGAAGTATCCAGATGATGAGCGTAAAAAAACGCCTATCGGCACCATCGATTTGTATGCTTGTCATACACAGAAAGTAACCGTAGCACCCCGTGACATATGTGCTCGTCTTAACACAATGTTGCTTGAATTCGAGAGACCCGCAAGGGAAACAGACGTAGAGTCACTCATTATTGTTCCAAACGGCCGCAACACAATTGTGAGATACCTCCTTTCAGCTGATACGAAAGAAGAGCGAGAACTTTGGTGTGCGTACTTCAATAAAGTCTTACTGTTGTTGCGCGCTTGGGGACCGTCGCATTGA
- the scra gene encoding anillin isoform X2: MDPFTQRMLEKAEQRSKLLGISKARKHPLVESVGEFNTAKSVDVGDVENRTKQKQPFLTQQITVQPVVAASLQATVQKGTSAKSESGLSCNKLEVIEKTVNNTASLSNNEQKFHRQFSAVNKENMDLGIEINIVTNKNMEVEVQVEEQNIGDNDVEVSRIKPSLEQTTAKLRDTSRSRLQRLGALYANPNDLSSPIHRTEGEFYSDSPVDECDGKSTKRSKQRLGKLVELASTINQWEDDTVHHDPYPISSLPPPKPDLPSRKNSNVPVATLQGMNLSNNTYKGHEHTISDQQSSIEKIPAKTTQPTGNTKQLTWDPLLFNSLEAQGFQRRKSSVVKLAYDYTIDEKSTPIEKQGIDNVKNTSHHPKVAKLASTFSKVLEDKCNMVDYKERKFTNANVGLVSGRTAAFEKKVSACQEAQRPQKDPTELSLKERMQLFERNKGEALMPKAALGMAPSISKIQNEHIVQHKGDGAKGDNGSLFSNGNLNLKSSKPSNQSKLREKVAALISNTSTMAESKIKSDIQKQRDDDMQVIANRFHKQKYINESNENIMVVLGTKKSLLNFHNTKNTTIAPTHPPSPPPPPPMPKESLTVKNKRHSPTEVIDEESKRARKTAVSRLYPALSNLESRNLSSESNRDSGATTATLSGHSTADEHCRMLTKEHETGDLDSMNEDGSDLYSEDSDDSNIDICNISLGREIMHAVQKNDDHQQKHQRDNRIEEQSYGDNEYFGCEDSSLNSSGTSLGINDYLDEALEEDDIDDDTQGSDTDDTESKFHQSKDNKGTTASTSFSFHKSSKKYKNYKTTTEKNKMAPIPNSATPLYVAQPVKSEMSISRENANNMVTLVHTVSFYRRQQSDNSANSTPIRRVSKERKILRSDISNATSGTMKIEHRKNIEVKNEETYLVEEVEKQVNSSQDEIDTDDTHLVEEKIKKLLDEVCKQQTVIAQTSQALNLCAATIEFSGSTESVEGERHLLVATHRRQACLDEVQRLRVEKCLRPIGSLRDKGRLTVKEITIPLRQDYIRKLAADTISGHHLVCLLKYNEYVLATKTVPTLPGLLAVKFPDVLIMNNVYADFRITLEIYGMTAQREVLPHEVKYHINLNKKCGIKTPKKKGNENRLVMPPVQSPAGPNVVRTPALVQYGFAIFSLREIQRTSWTLTQVLGVSPLEGVVHMKANCELSVLVEHRGFLTMFEDISGFGAWHRRWCYLNGSVLNYWKYPDDERKKTPIGTIDLYACHTQKVTVAPRDICARLNTMLLEFERPARETDVESLIIVPNGRNTIVRYLLSADTKEERELWCAYFNKVLLLLRAWGPSH, translated from the exons atggaTCCTTTTACCCAG CGAATGCTTGAAAAAGCGGAACAACGTAGTAAACTTTTGGGTATAAGTAAGGCACGTAAACATCCACTTGTCGAGAGTGTAGGAGAGTTTAACACTGCCAAGTCCGTCGATGTCGGAGATGTAGAAAATAgaactaaacaaaaacaaccattCCTAACACAGCAGATAACTGTTCAGCCTGTTGTAGCGGCATCTCTGCAAGCTACAGTACAGAAAGGGACCAGCGCAAAAAGTGAAAGTGGTTTAAGTTGCAATAAGTTGGAAGTTATTGAAAAGACTGTTAATAATACAGCGAGTTTGTCAAATAATGAACAGAAATTTCACCGCCAGTTTTCGGCGGTGAATAAGGAAAATATGGATTTAggaattgaaattaatatagtGACAAATAAAAACATGGAG GTTGAAGTCCAAGTTGAGGAGCAAAATATTGGCGATAATGATGTTGAAGTCAGCCGTATTAAACCATCATTGGAACAAACGACAGCTAAATTACGAGATACTTCACGAAGCCGTTTACAGCGACTTGGTGCACTTTATGCGAACCCCAATGACCTTTCGTCGCCAATTCACCGAACTGAGGGAGAATTCTATTCTGATTCTCCTGTTGATGAATGTGATGGGAAAAGTACTAAACGTTCCAAACAACGTTTAGGAAAATTAGTCGAACTTGCGAGTACTATTAATCAGTGGGAAGATGACACTGTTCATCATGACCCATATCCAATTAGTTCACTACCGCCACCTAAGCCAGATTTACCAagtagaaaaaattcaaatgtacCGGTAGCTACATTACAAGGTATGAATTTGTCAAACAATACATATAAAGGACACGAACACACAATCTCAGATCAGCAGTCATCGATTGAAAAAATACCAGCGAAGACGACACAACCCACCGGTAATACAAAACAATTGACATGGGATCCTCTGTTGTTTAATTCACTTGAAGCCCAGGGATTTCAAAGACGTAAATCATCTGTTGTCAAACTTGCTTATGACTACACAATAGATGAAAAAAGTACACCTATAGAAAAACAAGGAATTGATAATGTAAAAAATACTTCACATCATCCTAAAGTGGCTAAGTTAGCCAGCACATTTTCTAAAGTTTTGGAGGATAAATGTAATATGGTTGACTATAAGGAACGTAAATTCACAAATGCTAATGTTGGTTTAGTTTCTGGACGAACGGCTGCTTTTGAGAAAAAAGTAAGCGCTTGTCAAGAAGCACAAAGACCCCAAAAAGATCCGACAGAATTGTCACTCAAGGAACGTATGCAATTATTTGAACGGAATAAAGGGGAAGCTCTTATGCCGAAAGCTGCTCTTGGAATGGCTCCGTCTATAAGTAAAATTCAGAATGAGCACATTGTGCAACACAAAGGAGATGGTGCCAAAGGTGACAACGGAAG CTTGTTTAGCAATGGAAATTTAAATCTGAAATCTTCGAAACCCAGCAACCAAAGTAAATTGCGTGAAAAAGTAGCTGCGCTTATTTCAAACACATCTACCATGGCTGAGAGCAAAATAAAATCTGATATACAAAAGCAACGTGATGATGATATGCAAGTTATTGCAAATCgttttcacaaacaaaaatatataaatgaaagcaATGAGAACATAATGGTGGTGCTTGGAACTAAAAAATCACTGCTTAATTttcataatacaaaaaataccaCTATTGCACCGACACATCCTCcgtcaccaccaccaccacctccGATGCCCAAAGAAAGTTTGACAGTGAAAAATAAGCGGCATTCTC CTACCGAGGTTATTGATGAGGAAAGCAAACGCGCACGCAAAACTGCTGTAAGTCGTCTGTATCCCGCACTTTCAAATTTGGAATCGAGAAACTTGTCATCGGAATCGAATAGAGACAGTGGTGCCACTACAGCAACTTTGTCTGGCCACAGTACCGCAGATGAACATTGTCGGATGCTAACTAAAGAACATGAAACTGGCGATTTAGATAGTATGAATGAAGATGGAAG TGACTTGTATTCAGAGGACTCAGATGACAGCAACATAGACATCTGCAACATTAGTTTGGGGCGTGAGATAATGCATGCTGTACAAAAGAATGACGATCACCAACAAAAACATCAGCGAGACAATCGAATTGAG GAGCAATCTTATGGTGATAACGAATATTTTGGATGTGAAGATAGCTCATTGAATTCTTCTGGAACTTCATTGGGTATTAACGATTACTTGGATGAAGCTTTGGAAGAAGATGACATTGATGACGACACACAGGGAAGCGATACAGATGACACTGAAAGTAAATTTCATCAGTCAAAAGAC AACAAAGGGACAACTGCTTCCACTAGCTTTTCTTTCCATAAATCatcaaaaaagtacaaaaattataaaactacaacagaaaaaaataagaTGGCACCAATTCCAAATTCAGCAACCCCTTTATACGTGGCACAACCGGTGAAATCTGAAATGAGTATCAGTCGCGAAAACGCCAACAATATGGTCACCTTGGTACATACAGTCAGTTTTTACAGACGCCAACAGAGTGATAAt aGTGCCAATTCTACTCCAATTCGAAGGGTGAGTAAAGAAAGAAAGATCTTGCGCTCCGATATCAGTAACGCTACTTCTGGAACAATGAAAATTGAGCATAGAAAGAATATAGAAGTCAAAAACGAGGAAACGTACCTTGTGGAGGAAGTTGAGAAACAAGTCAATAGTTCACAAGACGAAATAGATACAGATGATACTCATTTAGtggaagaaaaaatcaaaaaactacTGGATGAAGTATGTAAGCAGCAGACGGTGATTGCTCAAACCAGTCAAGCATTGAACTTATGTGCTGCTACCATTGAATTTTCGGGCTCGACTGAGTCGGTTGAGGGCGAGCGACATCTACTTGTAGCAA CTCATCGCCGTCAGGCCTGTTTAGATGAAGTACAACGTTTGCGAGTAGAAAAGTGTTTACGCCCAATAGGTTCCTTACGAGATAAAGGACGCCTTACAGTTAAGGAAATAACTATACCATTACGACAAGACTACATACGCAAACTAGCTGCGGACACCATTTCCGGTCATCATTTGGTTTGTTTACTAAAGTACAATGAATATGTTTTGGCAACAAAGACAGTGCCCACTCTTCCTGGCCTTCTAGCCGTTAAATTCCCCGATGTTTTGATAATGAATAACGTTTATGCAGATTTTAGG ATTACCCTAGAGATTTACGGTATGACTGCCCAGCGAGAAGTTTTGCCTCACGAGGTAAAATATcatattaatttgaataaaaaatgtggCATAAAAACCCCTAAAAAAAAGGGCAATGAAAATCGCCTAGTTATGCCTCCAGTTCAAAGCCCAGCGGGACCAAACGTCGTGCGCACGCCGGCATTGGTGCAATATGGTTTTGCCATATTTTCTTTACGTGAGATACAGCGTACCTCATGGACGCTAACACAA GTTCTTGGTGTAAGTCCATTGGAAGGAGTTGTTCATATGAAAGCTAATTGTGAATTATCTGTTTTGGTGGAACATCGCGGCTTTCTAACGATGTTTGAAGACATTTCTGGTTTTGGGGCTTGGCATCGACGTTGGTGTTATTTAAATGGAAGTGTACTTAACTATTGGAAGTATCCAGATGATGAGCGTAAAAAAACGCCTATCGGCACCATCGATTTGTATGCTTGTCATACACAGAAAGTAACCGTAGCACCCCGTGACATATGTGCTCGTCTTAACACAATGTTGCTTGAATTCGAGAGACCCGCAAGGGAAACAGACGTAGAGTCACTCATTATTGTTCCAAACGGCCGCAACACAATTGTGAGATACCTCCTTTCAGCTGATACGAAAGAAGAGCGAGAACTTTGGTGTGCGTACTTCAATAAAGTCTTACTGTTGTTGCGCGCTTGGGGACCGTCGCATTGA